In the Marinomonas algicola genome, one interval contains:
- a CDS encoding flagellar hook assembly protein FlgD: protein MAEVNNGLNSLIAQYGTDKAKASAGIDSQTAVEKASIGDQDVFMTLYIEQLKNQDPTAPQDTNDMVAQMSQFNQVEQLGTISSRLENMAASITSSQALGATTLVGKSVFVSQKSAELSENGLIDVRVSIPEDAKSTRLTVSDANGRVIDEFDLSSNEFKWDGMDKDGNPLPPGNYQFSASSQTFEGDVVELSTLLPSKIQGVTINGANGTELNVAGHGKLKLSGELEIVG from the coding sequence ATGGCTGAAGTAAATAATGGTTTAAACAGTTTGATTGCCCAGTATGGCACTGATAAGGCTAAGGCGTCTGCAGGTATTGATTCTCAAACGGCTGTTGAAAAGGCGAGCATTGGGGATCAAGATGTCTTTATGACGCTCTATATTGAGCAGCTTAAAAATCAAGACCCAACGGCGCCGCAAGATACCAATGACATGGTGGCGCAAATGTCTCAGTTTAATCAAGTAGAGCAACTTGGGACAATTTCTTCACGGTTAGAAAACATGGCGGCCTCAATAACATCAAGTCAAGCTTTGGGAGCGACGACCTTGGTTGGAAAGTCTGTGTTCGTTTCGCAGAAGTCGGCTGAGCTTTCTGAGAATGGCCTTATTGATGTGAGGGTCAGTATTCCAGAGGATGCGAAATCGACACGTCTGACGGTTTCTGATGCGAATGGCCGTGTCATTGATGAGTTTGATTTATCGTCGAATGAGTTTAAATGGGATGGCATGGATAAAGATGGCAATCCTTTGCCACCTGGCAATTATCAGTTTTCTGCGTCCTCACAAACCTTTGAGGGTGACGTGGTTGAGTTATCTACCTTGCTTCCTTCGAAGATTCAGGGTGTCACAATTAATGGTGCTAATGGTACCGAACTTAATGTTGCTGGTCATGGTAAATTAAAATTGTCTGGTGAATTGGAAATAGTAGGTTAA
- the flgC gene encoding flagellar basal body rod protein FlgC, producing MSLNNIFAIAGSAMSAQSVRLNTVASNIANVDSVSSSADQTYRARKPVFAEMFDQSMQAHGWNNVNDNGMGAGIGVQVKGIIESDAPLEPRYEPDHPMANESGFVFYPNVNPVEEMADMMSASRSFQTNVEIMNSAKSMMQKVLTLGQS from the coding sequence ATGTCTTTAAATAATATTTTTGCCATCGCTGGCTCGGCAATGAGCGCTCAAAGTGTTCGTTTAAATACGGTTGCCAGTAATATTGCGAATGTTGACAGTGTCTCAAGCTCTGCCGATCAAACCTATCGCGCTCGCAAACCTGTTTTTGCTGAAATGTTTGATCAATCGATGCAAGCGCATGGTTGGAATAATGTTAACGATAATGGCATGGGAGCTGGCATCGGCGTTCAAGTTAAGGGGATTATTGAGTCTGATGCGCCTTTAGAACCAAGGTATGAGCCTGATCACCCTATGGCAAATGAAAGCGGTTTTGTGTTTTATCCAAACGTAAACCCTGTAGAGGAAATGGCCGATATGATGTCTGCTTCTCGCTCTTTTCAAACAAACGTTGAGATCATGAACTCTGCTAAAAGTATGATGCAGAAAGTCTTGACGCTTGGTCAATCTTAA
- the flgB gene encoding flagellar basal body rod protein FlgB, whose product MAITFEGALAGHDKTLLYRSARSAVLANNIANADTPNFKARDISFESMMQDATRNQLSMTATSDKHFSKSSGFSAVDSDELLYRTPSQPSIDGNTVDMQREQAEFAQNSLQFDTSFLFLDRKISGMKKALSGGQ is encoded by the coding sequence ATGGCTATTACATTTGAAGGCGCGTTGGCTGGGCATGATAAAACATTGTTGTACCGTAGTGCTCGTTCAGCCGTTCTGGCAAATAACATAGCTAATGCGGATACGCCAAACTTTAAAGCTCGTGATATTAGCTTTGAGTCTATGATGCAAGACGCGACTCGAAATCAATTATCTATGACGGCGACAAGTGATAAGCATTTTTCAAAGTCGTCAGGTTTTTCCGCTGTTGATTCTGATGAATTACTGTATCGCACGCCAAGTCAACCATCTATTGATGGTAATACGGTTGATATGCAAAGAGAGCAGGCTGAGTTTGCACAAAACTCACTGCAGTTTGATACCAGTTTCCTGTTTTTGGATAGGAAGATTAGTGGTATGAAGAAAGCTCTATCAGGAGGGCAATAA
- a CDS encoding CheR family methyltransferase has product MLSSTSVITPQGYIKFRQYLEKVCGIMLSDNKQYLVASRLGKLIEREGIAKLEDLVSLLERNSKLKEEVINAMTTNETLWFRDSHPFDILKKLILPELSDRPIRIWSAAASTGQEAYSISMVIDEYKSMNPGKLRAGEKIIATDICTNILQHAKQAEYDSLAIVRGLNESMQKRYFDKLDSGSWRIKSPIKSRVDFRYLNLIDSYAGLGKFDVIFCRNVLIYFSAELKLDILTRMHKALNPGGYLFLGGSEALSGLSSLFEIVQCHPGIVYRVK; this is encoded by the coding sequence ATGTTAAGTAGTACAAGTGTAATAACGCCACAGGGATACATAAAGTTTAGGCAATACTTGGAAAAAGTATGCGGTATTATGTTGAGTGACAATAAGCAATATTTGGTTGCTAGTAGGCTTGGAAAATTAATTGAAAGAGAAGGCATTGCTAAATTAGAAGACCTGGTTTCATTATTGGAAAGAAATAGCAAATTGAAAGAAGAAGTTATTAATGCTATGACGACTAATGAAACGTTATGGTTTCGAGATTCCCATCCCTTCGATATCCTGAAAAAATTAATATTACCTGAGTTGTCGGATAGACCAATTAGAATTTGGTCAGCGGCGGCTTCAACGGGTCAAGAAGCTTATTCGATCAGTATGGTTATTGATGAATACAAGTCAATGAATCCTGGAAAGCTTAGAGCGGGCGAAAAAATTATTGCGACAGATATTTGTACTAATATTTTACAGCACGCAAAACAGGCTGAGTACGACAGTCTGGCCATTGTTCGCGGTCTAAACGAAAGTATGCAAAAGCGATACTTTGATAAATTAGACAGTGGCTCTTGGAGAATCAAATCCCCTATAAAGAGTAGAGTGGACTTTCGTTATTTGAATTTAATCGATTCTTATGCGGGTTTGGGTAAGTTTGATGTGATATTTTGTCGTAATGTACTGATTTATTTTTCCGCCGAGTTAAAACTTGATATTCTCACTAGAATGCACAAAGCACTTAACCCTGGTGGTTATCTGTTCTTAGGTGGTTCCGAGGCGTTGAGTGGGCTCTCATCTTTGTTTGAAATTGTTCAGTGCCATCCTGGTATTGTCTACCGAGTTAAGTGA
- a CDS encoding chemotaxis protein CheV has product MAGVLDTVNQRTQLVGENRLELLLFRLNGKQIYGINVFKVKEVLQCPKLTTMPHSSPVVRGVAHIRGGTIPILDLGLATGDRPIENISQCFVIITEYNRRIQGFLVKGVERIVNMNWSDIQPPPKGLLHDNYLTAVCQVDKHMVEIIDVEQILSEVAPTKQDISVGIVTDSVTENAKQHHILIVDDSSVARKQIKRCMEDVGFATTVLCDGREALEYLQNIADDGGDVTTEFSMVISDIEMPEMDGYTLTTQIRNDSRLSDLFILLHTSLSGVFNEAMVKKVGADGFLAKFQPDELARLAIETVQAQGEDE; this is encoded by the coding sequence ATGGCCGGAGTTCTCGATACAGTTAACCAGCGTACCCAACTTGTTGGTGAGAACCGTCTGGAGTTGTTGTTATTTCGCTTGAATGGAAAACAAATTTACGGCATTAACGTTTTTAAAGTGAAAGAAGTTCTGCAATGCCCAAAGCTAACAACAATGCCTCATAGTAGCCCTGTTGTTCGTGGGGTCGCTCACATTCGTGGAGGAACAATACCTATATTGGATTTGGGTTTGGCCACAGGTGATAGGCCTATTGAAAACATCAGTCAGTGTTTTGTCATCATTACTGAATACAATCGTCGGATTCAAGGTTTCTTGGTGAAAGGTGTTGAGCGTATCGTTAATATGAACTGGAGTGATATTCAGCCACCACCAAAAGGCTTACTGCATGATAATTATCTGACGGCTGTCTGCCAAGTCGACAAGCATATGGTTGAGATTATTGATGTAGAGCAGATTCTTTCTGAAGTCGCACCCACTAAACAAGATATTTCTGTTGGCATTGTTACGGATTCTGTGACAGAAAATGCTAAGCAGCATCATATTTTGATTGTTGATGACTCTAGTGTGGCCCGTAAACAGATTAAGCGTTGTATGGAAGACGTTGGTTTTGCGACCACTGTTTTATGCGATGGACGTGAAGCATTAGAATACCTTCAAAATATTGCCGATGATGGCGGTGATGTTACGACAGAATTCTCTATGGTGATTTCTGATATAGAAATGCCTGAAATGGATGGTTATACGTTAACCACTCAAATACGAAACGACAGTCGATTAAGTGATTTGTTTATTCTATTACATACGTCACTGAGTGGAGTATTTAATGAGGCCATGGTTAAAAAAGTGGGTGCAGATGGGTTTTTGGCAAAATTCCAACCTGATGAATTGGCTCGTTTAGCAATTGAAACTGTCCAAGCTCAAGGTGAAGATGAGTAA
- the flgA gene encoding flagellar basal body P-ring formation chaperone FlgA, with the protein MIKKKSFLVFIIYSFVSVSHATDLQTYIADFIEHNEKPRLAARYPNADIDIELENRADFSYLPTCIENNLSITNSRRDARKRTTYTVECTSPAWKFYVPVNQKILLDAYVAISPISRKQTINPTNTDLIKVDITELRGDIYNEKNTPFGFIASRNININTVITDKLTELPIIVKKGARVMIRAQSNTISVKMNGESLENGILGQQIRVKNISSGRIVYGKVVSSNEILVNY; encoded by the coding sequence ATGATCAAAAAAAAATCGTTTCTCGTCTTTATCATTTACAGTTTTGTCTCTGTTTCCCACGCAACGGATTTACAAACCTATATTGCTGACTTTATTGAACATAATGAAAAGCCTAGGTTGGCCGCACGTTATCCAAATGCCGACATTGATATTGAGTTAGAAAACAGAGCCGACTTCAGCTACTTACCCACCTGCATAGAAAACAACCTTTCTATAACCAATTCCCGACGTGATGCTCGAAAACGGACAACGTACACGGTTGAATGTACGTCCCCCGCTTGGAAGTTTTACGTCCCAGTTAATCAAAAAATACTCTTGGATGCTTATGTTGCTATCAGTCCTATTTCAAGAAAACAAACCATTAATCCAACTAACACCGACTTGATCAAAGTAGATATAACTGAACTGAGAGGCGATATTTATAATGAAAAAAACACACCTTTTGGCTTCATCGCGTCACGTAATATCAATATTAACACCGTTATAACAGACAAATTGACAGAGCTTCCAATTATTGTCAAAAAAGGCGCTCGAGTAATGATAAGAGCCCAAAGCAATACGATTAGTGTTAAAATGAACGGAGAATCACTCGAAAATGGCATTTTAGGACAACAGATTCGAGTAAAAAACATAAGTTCTGGTCGAATAGTGTACGGAAAAGTTGTATCGAGCAACGAGATTCTTGTAAACTATTGA
- the flgM gene encoding flagellar biosynthesis anti-sigma factor FlgM — protein sequence MAINIGNGLGNQASIGKNDRLQKTTESTDNQTGQTVSSKETLAEDTVQLSGAAQVLKDQEAKISSLPVIDMDKVERIKQEIASGEYKIDTQKLASNMQHIDALFS from the coding sequence ATGGCAATTAATATTGGTAATGGTTTAGGTAATCAGGCGAGCATTGGCAAAAATGATCGGTTACAAAAAACGACTGAATCGACCGACAACCAAACAGGGCAAACTGTATCAAGCAAAGAAACACTTGCAGAAGACACAGTGCAACTTAGTGGCGCGGCTCAGGTTTTAAAAGATCAAGAAGCGAAGATATCCAGTCTTCCAGTCATTGATATGGACAAAGTGGAACGAATTAAACAGGAAATTGCGTCTGGAGAGTACAAAATAGATACTCAGAAATTAGCAAGCAACATGCAACACATCGATGCTCTTTTTTCTTAA
- a CDS encoding flagella synthesis protein FlgN, with the protein MVPVEPIFARNKELLVSLSELLDNERDALAQLDPDKILTLSKQKSVILDELDALNIKRHSLLLKFGIIDQKKAEEGQFKKWLHTKSSNPKLIDLVTQCEVLLENCKVKNHNNEQVLNISQQRNKTLLEILKGTDKKSRVYTAKGGTNPVSSKHTIGRA; encoded by the coding sequence ATGGTCCCTGTCGAACCAATTTTTGCTCGCAACAAAGAACTTTTAGTGTCATTGTCTGAACTATTAGACAATGAACGAGACGCCCTTGCTCAATTAGACCCAGATAAAATTTTAACACTCTCAAAACAAAAGAGCGTCATCCTAGATGAACTCGATGCATTAAACATCAAACGACATTCGTTGCTACTCAAATTTGGCATTATTGATCAGAAAAAAGCGGAAGAAGGCCAATTTAAAAAATGGCTACACACGAAATCATCCAATCCAAAATTAATTGACCTTGTTACTCAATGTGAAGTGTTACTAGAAAACTGTAAAGTTAAAAACCATAACAATGAGCAAGTTCTAAATATTTCGCAACAACGCAACAAAACGCTTCTAGAGATACTTAAAGGCACAGACAAAAAAAGTCGAGTTTACACAGCAAAAGGTGGCACAAACCCTGTAAGCAGTAAACACACGATAGGTCGAGCATAA
- a CDS encoding BON domain-containing protein, with the protein MKKSILSMIVATAITATSLNVNAENTWEGGAKDAWIDGKAESTLLFNGNLNSFDINTDVKNGTVILTGKVNNFVDKALAEELVASLEGVTKVDNRLTVIDEKTHEEDSKMMQSLKDSKIETVVKSKFLFDSQVSGLDIEVEVKNGIVTLVGEVESDSERDLAFTMAKNTNDVTSVVNKLKVTDLVASN; encoded by the coding sequence ATGAAAAAATCAATTCTTTCAATGATTGTGGCAACGGCTATTACGGCTACTTCTTTAAATGTTAATGCCGAGAACACTTGGGAAGGTGGCGCTAAAGATGCCTGGATTGATGGTAAAGCCGAATCAACGCTGCTTTTTAATGGAAATTTAAATTCGTTCGATATTAATACCGACGTTAAAAACGGTACTGTTATTTTAACTGGTAAGGTTAATAATTTTGTAGATAAAGCCTTAGCAGAAGAACTGGTAGCTTCGCTTGAAGGTGTTACTAAAGTAGATAATAGGCTCACTGTCATTGACGAAAAAACACATGAAGAAGATTCGAAGATGATGCAAAGTCTTAAAGATTCAAAAATTGAAACAGTAGTTAAATCAAAATTTTTATTTGATTCACAAGTGAGCGGGTTAGATATAGAAGTAGAAGTTAAAAATGGAATTGTAACGCTTGTTGGTGAAGTAGAATCAGATTCTGAAAGAGATCTTGCGTTTACTATGGCTAAAAATACTAACGATGTAACGAGTGTTGTTAATAAATTAAAAGTAACAGACTTAGTCGCGAGTAATTAA
- a CDS encoding porin family protein, with amino-acid sequence MKKSLLLGALITAGFLNSNVQAQEYNAENDAKGLYIGAGYGYLRADGDDNFDDNKEAYQAFLGYGANQYFAIEGGFIDFGHYGNELANADTKGLTLGIKLGMPVSDNVSVYVRGGQLWYETDYSVLGVRDDIDDEGLFAGLGVSYHINKDLTVKLDYTVYDNDLNVDSATDDIDNADFSTDLKHASLGFEFKF; translated from the coding sequence ATGAAAAAATCATTATTGTTAGGAGCACTTATTACCGCTGGTTTTTTAAACTCTAACGTACAAGCACAAGAATATAATGCCGAAAATGACGCGAAAGGACTTTACATTGGCGCAGGCTATGGTTATTTACGAGCAGACGGTGACGATAATTTTGATGATAATAAAGAGGCCTATCAAGCCTTCTTAGGTTATGGGGCGAATCAGTACTTTGCTATTGAGGGTGGCTTTATTGATTTTGGTCACTACGGGAATGAGTTAGCTAACGCTGATACTAAAGGACTTACCTTAGGTATTAAGCTAGGTATGCCTGTATCAGACAACGTTAGCGTTTATGTTCGCGGTGGGCAGCTCTGGTACGAAACCGATTATTCTGTTCTTGGTGTTAGAGACGACATTGATGATGAAGGTTTGTTCGCTGGTCTTGGTGTTAGTTACCATATTAACAAAGATTTGACGGTTAAGTTAGACTACACTGTATATGACAATGATTTAAATGTAGATAGCGCAACAGATGATATTGATAATGCTGATTTTTCCACAGATTTGAAGCATGCATCTTTAGGGTTCGAATTTAAGTTTTAA
- a CDS encoding endonuclease/exonuclease/phosphatase family protein → MLDTLLIILTVIMLTVTLAPLLPSNHWLCRVWEFPRVQIAIINVCILVASFFLTSSTTQIMLVAINGFASLYQFFWIFPYTPFCPIQVPKSSAANHEHAIKIMTSNVLMTNHSAEKLISLVRLHQPDVLVTLETDTWWQDALSPLHIDYPYRVNRPLDNLYGIHLYSKYKLEDVDVLDLIEDNVPSIHCYLRLKDETKVKCHFLHPAPPSPTENQSSKPRDKELLLIAKKVREKTEPTIVTGDLNDVAWSPTTRAFRRISGLKDPRIGRGMFNTFHADYFFMRWPLDHIFHSEHFVLGTIKRMPSIDSDHFPLLSELIYIKK, encoded by the coding sequence ATGTTAGACACTCTGTTAATCATCCTCACCGTCATTATGCTTACCGTAACTTTAGCGCCATTATTGCCATCTAATCACTGGCTTTGTCGAGTATGGGAGTTTCCTAGAGTACAAATTGCCATCATTAACGTATGTATATTAGTCGCTAGTTTTTTCCTCACTTCATCAACAACGCAAATAATGTTAGTTGCCATAAATGGCTTTGCTTCCCTTTATCAATTTTTTTGGATATTTCCGTATACCCCCTTTTGCCCTATTCAAGTACCGAAATCATCTGCAGCGAATCATGAACACGCCATAAAAATAATGACAAGTAATGTATTAATGACAAACCATTCAGCTGAAAAATTAATCTCATTAGTAAGGTTACATCAACCTGATGTCTTAGTGACGCTTGAAACAGATACATGGTGGCAGGACGCTCTTAGCCCTTTACATATTGACTATCCCTACAGAGTCAATCGTCCTCTAGATAATCTGTATGGTATTCATCTGTACAGTAAATATAAATTGGAAGATGTCGACGTGTTAGATCTGATTGAAGATAACGTGCCATCAATTCACTGCTATCTACGGTTAAAAGATGAAACAAAAGTAAAATGCCACTTTCTCCACCCAGCTCCGCCAAGCCCTACTGAAAATCAAAGTTCAAAACCAAGGGATAAAGAATTATTGTTAATAGCTAAAAAAGTAAGGGAGAAAACAGAGCCAACAATCGTAACAGGAGATTTAAATGATGTGGCCTGGTCGCCAACAACGAGAGCGTTTAGACGTATTAGCGGCCTAAAAGATCCTAGAATTGGTAGAGGAATGTTTAACACCTTCCATGCAGACTATTTTTTTATGCGCTGGCCCCTAGACCACATTTTTCATAGCGAACACTTTGTATTAGGTACAATAAAAAGAATGCCTTCAATTGACTCTGATCATTTCCCTTTACTTAGTGAGTTGATTTACATAAAAAAATAG
- a CDS encoding DedA family protein, producing the protein MFDTLLSWSHNPYAIALGIILISYLLEDAAIVGAALLSVEGTLPIHIGLLAVFIGIASGDIGLFYIGRYSHKFHWVQHKLAHSKVIKIQTKLQKNAFINVFLIRFLPGLRGTGYLVCGAFHIKPFTFFISVGLATLLWSIIIYTSVFALGDALWVEGSLWRWGLAPTLIMAILLINKMIKVYFLKEQTI; encoded by the coding sequence ATGTTCGATACCTTACTTAGTTGGTCCCACAATCCTTATGCGATTGCGTTAGGCATCATCTTAATATCATACCTATTAGAAGATGCGGCGATTGTGGGTGCGGCTCTTCTGTCTGTTGAAGGCACGCTCCCCATTCACATCGGTCTTTTAGCCGTTTTTATAGGCATCGCCTCCGGTGATATTGGCCTCTTTTACATTGGCCGTTACAGCCACAAATTTCATTGGGTACAACACAAGCTAGCGCATTCTAAAGTCATAAAAATCCAAACTAAACTGCAAAAAAATGCTTTTATAAATGTCTTTTTAATTCGTTTTTTACCAGGTTTACGTGGTACAGGCTATTTAGTTTGCGGGGCGTTTCATATCAAGCCCTTCACCTTCTTTATCTCTGTGGGTTTAGCCACCCTCTTATGGTCCATCATAATATATACATCCGTCTTTGCTTTAGGTGATGCTCTTTGGGTCGAGGGTTCCTTATGGCGCTGGGGATTGGCCCCAACTCTTATTATGGCCATCCTCTTAATAAACAAAATGATAAAAGTGTATTTTTTAAAGGAACAAACAATTTGA
- a CDS encoding D-alanine--D-alanine ligase: MNIRKVALPKGINEGMPPLEVTDKPVSFFEFWPAWAMYTPVALQCLVLSLKYKNIGLPLIANPRIPLSGMVGESKADILDQANKAVRWSLCEYITSTKQALLDDATNAKNTLSAYHKKGLQLPAVAKPDLGCRGVGVRLIETETQLTDYISAFPNDARFLLQEKSKYQAEAGLFYVRYPGEKKGKITSITLKYTPWVIGDGRRTLKELIMADPRASLLSHVYLPRHKANHDKVIADGEAFRIAFAGSHSGGSIFRDGNRYITQELTASLDAFFNGMPDFHYGRLDVKFKHIDELVKGKNYQILEINGASSEATHIWDSKTKLSDAIKVLMHQYRTLYEIGHLNRKAGYKTPSLSSLYRAWREEKSWVVNYPSMD; the protein is encoded by the coding sequence TTGAACATCCGAAAAGTAGCACTGCCAAAGGGTATAAATGAAGGAATGCCACCTCTAGAAGTAACAGATAAGCCGGTCTCCTTCTTTGAGTTCTGGCCTGCGTGGGCTATGTACACACCTGTGGCTCTTCAATGTCTTGTGCTTAGCCTAAAATACAAAAACATCGGCTTACCACTTATCGCCAACCCAAGAATCCCTCTAAGTGGCATGGTAGGTGAATCAAAAGCGGACATTCTTGACCAAGCCAATAAAGCCGTTCGCTGGTCTCTATGCGAATACATTACGTCAACAAAACAGGCTCTACTTGATGACGCAACAAACGCTAAAAACACCTTGTCAGCCTATCATAAAAAAGGCTTACAACTTCCAGCGGTTGCCAAACCAGATTTAGGTTGCCGTGGTGTAGGAGTGAGATTAATTGAAACCGAAACTCAGTTAACTGACTACATTAGCGCTTTTCCTAATGATGCCCGTTTTTTATTACAAGAAAAATCCAAATACCAGGCCGAAGCCGGTTTGTTTTACGTTCGTTATCCAGGTGAAAAAAAGGGAAAAATCACCTCTATAACGCTTAAATATACACCATGGGTCATCGGTGATGGCCGCCGCACATTAAAAGAACTAATCATGGCGGACCCTAGGGCCAGTCTATTATCTCATGTGTATTTGCCAAGACACAAAGCCAATCACGACAAAGTGATTGCTGATGGTGAAGCCTTTCGCATTGCGTTTGCAGGCAGTCATAGCGGCGGCAGCATTTTCAGAGATGGAAACCGCTACATCACACAAGAATTAACCGCATCGCTTGACGCATTTTTTAATGGTATGCCAGATTTCCATTATGGTCGTCTCGATGTGAAATTTAAGCACATTGATGAATTAGTGAAAGGAAAGAATTATCAGATACTAGAAATTAATGGTGCCAGTAGTGAGGCCACTCATATATGGGACAGCAAAACAAAACTTTCCGACGCGATCAAAGTGTTAATGCATCAATATCGAACTTTATATGAAATTGGCCATCTAAATCGTAAAGCTGGCTATAAAACCCCCTCATTATCCTCTTTGTATCGCGCTTGGCGAGAAGAGAAGAGCTGGGTAGTTAATTACCCATCAATGGATTAA
- a CDS encoding lysophospholipid acyltransferase family protein: MKTTSEFSPFRLPRTTTAMKWLAPILENITGLKRLHQHYLHRPDNTDTYAFLTHTLNSLGIRFHATGEPLENIPKTGPLLIVANHPLGGVEGVILAKMLMQYRPDIQVMANLFLKRIPELDNLFIGVDVFETKEARRTNMKAIKDAGLHLSSGGALLVFPAGEVSTFDEANQLQDKTWGRLVGRLARSSKASCLPVFIEGQNSPLFYKAGNIHPRLRTVLLGRELLNKKNKSIGIRCGSVIEPHEISKMDNDQDITNYLRLNTYLLEQNQPTSQTKKIPPGKAMPERAVTPLMEDVSSTLLTADIDGLSHENRLVEQKQFQVFIASATEIPVILTQIGIIRERNFREVGEGTGRAIDLDQFDESYLHLFIWDKEQKRIAGAYRLGLVDTLTKNAGVQGLYSRTLFKFDNDFLTTQPNAIEMGRSVIDKPYQKSLSPLMLLWKGIATFVSRHPQYTTLFGPVSISGDYKELTHQLIVSCLTAHFYDTERSALVEATHPVPHANKPFWSVNLLSGLADIQLLSNIVSRLEKGAAVPVLIRQYLSLQGRFISFNVDPDFNQTVDGLITVDLTKLTPRVLGKYMGREAAETYLQHHQVEGHSSNGQEEK, encoded by the coding sequence ATGAAAACAACCTCTGAATTCAGCCCTTTTCGATTACCAAGAACCACAACAGCGATGAAGTGGTTGGCACCCATACTAGAAAATATTACCGGACTCAAAAGACTGCACCAGCATTATTTACATCGTCCCGATAATACCGATACCTATGCCTTTTTAACGCATACATTGAATTCTTTGGGCATTCGATTTCACGCCACTGGCGAACCCTTAGAAAACATCCCTAAAACAGGACCACTGCTTATTGTTGCTAACCACCCTTTAGGGGGCGTTGAAGGGGTTATCTTAGCCAAGATGCTAATGCAGTATCGTCCCGATATTCAAGTAATGGCGAACTTGTTTTTAAAACGAATCCCTGAGTTAGACAATTTATTTATTGGCGTGGACGTATTTGAAACCAAAGAAGCACGTCGAACGAATATGAAAGCCATTAAAGACGCAGGACTACACCTCAGTTCTGGTGGCGCATTATTGGTTTTTCCAGCAGGAGAAGTGTCTACTTTTGATGAAGCAAATCAATTACAAGATAAAACATGGGGACGGCTTGTTGGTCGTCTAGCTCGATCAAGTAAAGCCAGTTGTTTACCTGTATTTATAGAAGGTCAAAACTCCCCTCTATTCTATAAAGCGGGAAACATACACCCTCGATTAAGAACCGTATTACTAGGTCGTGAGCTGCTTAATAAAAAGAATAAATCCATTGGTATTCGCTGCGGCTCAGTCATTGAACCCCATGAAATTAGCAAGATGGATAACGACCAAGATATAACCAACTACCTCCGTCTTAATACCTACCTTCTGGAACAGAACCAACCGACGTCTCAAACAAAAAAAATCCCCCCCGGCAAAGCCATGCCAGAAAGAGCAGTAACACCATTAATGGAAGACGTTTCATCCACCCTGCTAACCGCGGATATTGATGGGCTTTCACATGAAAACCGCTTAGTCGAGCAAAAACAATTTCAGGTGTTCATTGCAAGCGCCACAGAAATCCCTGTGATTTTGACCCAAATAGGCATTATACGAGAACGTAACTTTCGAGAAGTTGGAGAAGGCACAGGCAGAGCGATCGACCTAGATCAATTTGATGAAAGCTATTTACATCTATTTATTTGGGATAAAGAACAGAAACGTATTGCAGGAGCCTATAGGTTAGGGCTCGTTGATACGCTCACAAAAAATGCGGGGGTGCAGGGACTCTACAGTCGCACTTTATTTAAGTTTGATAATGATTTCCTAACGACTCAACCTAATGCCATAGAAATGGGTCGTTCTGTCATTGATAAACCTTACCAAAAAAGCTTATCACCCCTTATGCTTCTATGGAAAGGCATTGCCACTTTCGTCTCTCGTCACCCTCAATACACGACCTTGTTCGGTCCCGTGAGCATAAGCGGGGATTATAAAGAACTGACTCATCAGTTAATCGTCAGCTGTTTAACCGCTCATTTTTATGATACTGAAAGATCCGCTTTAGTCGAAGCAACGCACCCTGTCCCGCACGCTAATAAACCTTTTTGGTCTGTCAACCTACTCTCCGGGTTAGCCGACATACAGCTATTATCCAATATTGTCTCTCGACTTGAGAAAGGGGCGGCGGTACCGGTTTTAATACGTCAATACCTCTCTTTACAAGGACGCTTTATTAGCTTTAATGTGGATCCAGATTTTAATCAAACCGTCGATGGGCTTATTACGGTAGACCTTACAAAATTAACCCCAAGGGTTCTAGGAAAGTACATGGGTAGAGAAGCCGCCGAAACGTACCTACAGCATCACCAGGTAGAGGGTCACAGCTCTAACGGCCAGGAGGAAAAATGA